From the genome of Lycorma delicatula isolate Av1 chromosome 11, ASM4794821v1, whole genome shotgun sequence, one region includes:
- the AstA gene encoding allatostatin A: MRVQRNCSIRMVVSAQLALAIMLAVFESGTASPATDADLDYYYKRMYDFGLGKRAYTYSANKRPQYDFGIGKRSPDSNRQKMYAFGLGKRYNINDNNNNNYEDYIDYEMHDDKRIKPYEFGLGKRAAPAPYSFGLGKRGGSSQGKLYSFGLGKRGYNNDFGISQRSQRYNFGIGKRDVSENIGDLLLSLDDDKNHNVYTRASQKYNFGLGKRSSYNDNDDAEIDDDNMYDYHQSVSDIAKRSRYNFGLGKRNIGPDDFSDIASYDGQHDLFPRASQKFNFGLGKREVSKEDLQQLEEDILPTLTSLSSSELTNTIEENNSNSVSEQHTSNTRKREITTKDITKQHQMSLNQH, encoded by the exons gaTGGTTGTATCAGCACAGTTAGCGTTAGCGATTATGTTGGCCGTATTTGAGAGTGGGACAGCTTCACCAGCTACTGATGCTGATTTGGATTATTACTATAAACGGATGTATGACTTCGGTTTGGGTAAAAGGGCATATACATATTCAGCTAATAAACGTCCGCAATATGATTTTGGAATCGGTAAACGTAGCCCAGACAGTAATAGACAAAAAATGTATGCGTTCGGTCTGGGTAAAAGAtacaatattaatgataataacaataataattatgaagatTATATCGATTATGAAATGCATgatgataaaagaataaaaccgTATGAATTTGGTTTAGGTAAAAGAGCTGCACCGGCACCATATAGTTTTGGTCTAGGTAAAAGAGGTGGTTCAAGTCAAGGTAAATTATACTCTTTTGGTCTAGGTAAGAGaggttataataatgattttggtATATCACAACGTAGTCAAAGATATAATTTTGGTATCGGTAAAAGAGATGTTAGTGAAAATATTGGTGATCTATTGTTGTCATTAGATGATGATAAAAATCATAATGTATATACAAGAgcaagtcagaaatataatttcggTCTTGGTAAAAGAAGTTcatataatgataatgatgatgctGAAATCGATGACGATAACATGTATGATTATCACCAATCTGTTTCTGATATTGCTAAGAGATCAAGATATAATTTTGGTTTGGGTAAAAGAAACATTGGACCAGATGATTTCAGTGACATTGCGTCATATGATGGACAACATGATTTATTCCCACGTGCcagtcaaaaatttaattttggtttgggTAAACGAGAG gtGTCTAAAGAAGATTTACAACAACTGGAAGAAGATATTTTACCAACATTAACATCATTATCGTCATCAGAATTGACTAATActatagaagaaaataattcCAATAGTGTTAGCGAGCAACATACCAGCAATacaagaaaaagagaaataactACCAAAGACATCACTAAACAACACCAAATGTCTTTAAACcaacattaa